In Streptomyces capitiformicae, one genomic interval encodes:
- a CDS encoding glycosyltransferase family 39 protein, with translation MVLLGAWGLTRQGSMWRDEAATWQGVHRTVPELWRMLAEVDAVHGLYYLLMHRMFAVAPDNLLTLRLPSVLAMAAAAAGTALLGRRLAGPWAGLTAGLTFTAIPSTQHYAQEGRPYALVVAAVVVASGLLLTALTTRRHAWRPWTAYALTMLVAVLLNEFAALALLAHGTMVFLAARTALIPWLTAVGGVTLGSLPLIVVSLGQRAQVAWIAPMTGARLLSVAGMVLAGCLCAWAVGRRRPDAAPAPVSLPALALPLLAVPQLLLTLASITWQPLYVDRYVLFGNVGLALLLGAGAERLLRAGRIRVPRRNWPLVAMPLLALVALLPVELSMRQWNSRVDDVLAAASEAEARGGRDGAVVYLPAARRDTALTSPDAFRGLRDVTLARNGPDSATLRGIEAAPVLIRTAMLRERRIVVISDLGIQHHRGTAVRDVAKREVLTEHFTLCEETRVRGRHVAVYERGATCADRS, from the coding sequence ATGGTGCTGCTCGGGGCCTGGGGACTGACCCGGCAGGGCAGCATGTGGCGGGACGAGGCGGCGACTTGGCAGGGCGTCCACCGCACGGTGCCCGAGCTGTGGCGCATGCTGGCCGAGGTGGACGCCGTGCACGGGCTGTACTACCTCCTCATGCACCGGATGTTCGCCGTCGCGCCCGACAATCTCCTCACCCTGCGGCTGCCGTCCGTCCTCGCGATGGCCGCCGCGGCAGCGGGGACGGCCCTGCTGGGCCGACGCCTCGCCGGCCCCTGGGCAGGACTCACGGCCGGGCTCACCTTCACGGCGATCCCCTCCACCCAGCACTACGCGCAGGAAGGCCGCCCCTACGCCCTGGTCGTGGCCGCGGTGGTCGTGGCGAGCGGTCTGCTGCTCACCGCCCTGACCACGCGGCGCCACGCCTGGCGGCCCTGGACGGCGTACGCCCTCACGATGCTCGTCGCCGTCCTGCTCAACGAGTTCGCCGCCCTCGCCCTGCTCGCCCACGGCACCATGGTGTTCCTGGCCGCGCGCACCGCGCTGATCCCCTGGCTGACGGCCGTGGGCGGAGTGACCCTGGGCAGCCTGCCGCTGATCGTCGTCAGCCTCGGCCAACGCGCCCAGGTCGCCTGGATCGCCCCCATGACCGGAGCCCGGCTGTTGTCGGTCGCCGGGATGGTGCTGGCGGGCTGCCTGTGCGCGTGGGCCGTAGGACGGCGGCGACCGGATGCGGCCCCGGCCCCGGTGTCACTGCCCGCGCTCGCGCTGCCGCTGCTCGCCGTACCGCAGCTGCTGCTGACCCTGGCCTCTATCACCTGGCAACCGCTGTACGTGGACCGGTATGTGCTGTTCGGCAACGTGGGGCTCGCCCTGCTGCTGGGTGCCGGGGCGGAAAGGCTGTTGCGTGCCGGACGAATCCGCGTCCCCCGCCGCAACTGGCCCCTCGTGGCCATGCCGTTGCTGGCCCTCGTCGCGCTGCTGCCCGTGGAACTGTCCATGCGGCAGTGGAACAGTCGCGTCGACGACGTACTCGCCGCCGCCTCCGAGGCCGAGGCGCGCGGCGGCCGGGACGGCGCGGTGGTCTACCTCCCCGCCGCCCGCCGCGACACCGCCCTGACCTCGCCCGACGCCTTCCGCGGCCTGCGGGACGTGACCCTCGCCCGAAACGGCCCCGACTCCGCGACCCTGCGCGGCATCGAGGCCGCCCCCGTACTCATCCGGACGGCCATGCTCCGCGAACGCCGCATCGTGGTCATCAGCGACTTGGGCATCCAGCACCACCGGGGAACAGCCGTTCGTGACGTGGCCAAACGCGAGGTGCTCACCGAGCACTTCACCCTGTGCGAGGAGACCCGCGTACGGGGCCGCCACGTGGCCGTCTACGAACGCGGGGCGACCTGCGCCGACCGCTCCTGA